A window of Mycolicibacterium holsaticum DSM 44478 = JCM 12374 genomic DNA:
GCCGCGGGCCTGCACCCAGCCGCAGAACGCCGCCATCTCCAGCCCGCTGCCCAGCACCTGACCGTGCACCTCCGCACGGCAGCGACGCCCGAGGCGCCCGGTCAGCTCGGCCAGCGCCAGCGCAGGGCTGTGGCGGGTACGGGCCAGATGCGCGCTGGCCGGGTCGGCGAAGGTGCCGAACTCGGCGAGATCGCCTCCGCTGCAGAATGATCGGCCGTTGCCGGAGAGCACCACCTCGCGCACCGACGGGTCGAGCCGGGCGACCTCGAGCGCCTCGAGCAGCGCGGCGCGGGCGTCGGTGGAAAAGGCGTTGTGCCGCTGCGGTCGGTTGAACCGGACGTACAGGGTGTCCTCGACGCGGTCGGCCTGCACCGGCTCGGGGATGTCCACCGGCGCGGCGGGTCCACGTTCGGCCAGCCAGCGCGCGAACTCACCGCCGGCCTGCAGCGTCGAGTAGGCCAGCGACTCGGTGATGACGCCGCCGAACGCCGGTGCGGCGGGGTCGACGGCACGAAGCACGTCGTCACACACGGCCGCGGCCTGCGGCCACCGCGCGCAACGCTCGCGTAACTCGCCGAGCGCGTCGGGCACCGACGACACGGTGACGACCCGACGGTCCTCGGTGTCGTGCTCGGACAACGTGAATGTGGCTCCGTCACTGGGTGTTTCGACGGCTACGAGGATGCCCCCGGCGAGCTCGACTGCGCTCTTGGCGGTCACGAGTACTTTTCGGCCAGCTCTCGCTTGACCATCTTGCCGGTCTCCGTGCGCGGCAGCTGCGTTTCAAACGAGATGGCCCGCGGGCACTTGTAGTGCGCCAACCGTTCGCGCAGCCACTCGAGCAACTCCTCGGCGAATTCCGGGGTGGCGTCGGCCGGGTCGACGGTCTGCACCACGCCGTGGACCCGTTGTCCCATCTCGTCGTCGGGAACGCCGAACACCGCGGCGTCCATCACCTTGGGATGGGTGACCAGGAGGTTCTCGGCCTCCTGCGGATAGATGTTCACCCCGCCCGAGATGATCATGTGGTGGCGGCGGTCGGTGAGGAACATGTAGCCGTCCTCGTCGAGATAGCCGACGTCGCCGACGGTCACCCAGCCGCGCCGGTCCCGGGACTCGGCCGTCTTCTCCGGATCCTTGTGGTAGACGAATTCCATGCCGGCCATGGCGAAGTAGATCTGGCCTTCCTGCCCACGCGGCACCTCGTCGCCGTTCTCGTCGAGCACGTGCGCCTCGCCCAGCAACGGTTTGCCGACCGAACCCGGCCGCTTGAGCCACTCCTCGGCGGTGATGAACGTGATGCCGGCACCTTCAGACGACGAGTAGTACTCGTCGATGACCGGGCCCCACCAGTCGATCATCTGCATCTTGATGTCCACCGGACACGGCGCGGCCGCGTGCACCACCCGCTTGATGCTGGACACGTCGTAGGAATTGCGAACCGACTCAGGGAGTTTGAGCATCCGAACGAACATCGCCGGCACGAACTGCCCGCTGGTGACCCGGTATTTCTCGATGGCCTGCAGTGCGGACTCGGGCTCGAACTTGGACATCACGACCGTGGTCACACCCATCGCCTGGGCGGCCATCGTCCACAGACACGGCGCGGTGTGGTACAGCGGCGCCGGGCTCAAATACACCGATTCGCTGTCCATTTGGATCGCCATCAGCAGCGCCGACAGCAGGTTGGCCGATTCGGAGGGGTGCACGTGGGGTAGTTCACGCCGGATTCCCTTGGGCCGACCGGTGGTTCCCGACGAGTACTGAAGAAGGTCGCCTTCGATCTCGTCATCGATCGGCGTGCTGGGTTGGTGGGCCACACATTCGGGGTAACGCTGCCAGCCGTCGAGATCGTCGTCGGCGATCATCAGCAGATCCGGCAGACCGGCGGGCAGGTG
This region includes:
- a CDS encoding enoyl-CoA hydratase/isomerase family protein; this encodes MTAKSAVELAGGILVAVETPSDGATFTLSEHDTEDRRVVTVSSVPDALGELRERCARWPQAAAVCDDVLRAVDPAAPAFGGVITESLAYSTLQAGGEFARWLAERGPAAPVDIPEPVQADRVEDTLYVRFNRPQRHNAFSTDARAALLEALEVARLDPSVREVVLSGNGRSFCSGGDLAEFGTFADPASAHLARTRHSPALALAELTGRLGRRCRAEVHGQVLGSGLEMAAFCGWVQARGDAVFGLPELRLGLIPGAGGTVSITGRIGRWRTAYLVLSGQTIDPPTALRWGLIDAIE
- the fadD4 gene encoding fatty-acid--CoA ligase FadD4, which codes for MQIREHAEATPDKPAVIMHPSGTVVTFGELEARANRLAHHFRQAGLVEGDTVAVLMENNEHLHAVMWAARRSGLYYAVINTHLTAAEAAYIVDNSGAKAIVGSQALRTLCEELADHLPAGLPDLLMIADDDLDGWQRYPECVAHQPSTPIDDEIEGDLLQYSSGTTGRPKGIRRELPHVHPSESANLLSALLMAIQMDSESVYLSPAPLYHTAPCLWTMAAQAMGVTTVVMSKFEPESALQAIEKYRVTSGQFVPAMFVRMLKLPESVRNSYDVSSIKRVVHAAAPCPVDIKMQMIDWWGPVIDEYYSSSEGAGITFITAEEWLKRPGSVGKPLLGEAHVLDENGDEVPRGQEGQIYFAMAGMEFVYHKDPEKTAESRDRRGWVTVGDVGYLDEDGYMFLTDRRHHMIISGGVNIYPQEAENLLVTHPKVMDAAVFGVPDDEMGQRVHGVVQTVDPADATPEFAEELLEWLRERLAHYKCPRAISFETQLPRTETGKMVKRELAEKYS